From Montipora foliosa isolate CH-2021 chromosome 6, ASM3666993v2, whole genome shotgun sequence, a single genomic window includes:
- the LOC138009041 gene encoding melanocyte-stimulating hormone receptor-like, whose product MEAALYWSTIPNIVFNAVLCFTALTLNGATIYALRKTPSVPKPLKALLLSLAVSDLGVGILVHPLFITRLALESRLQADLNTSFPTFYRVYMFVTSQFAYASFCGVLSLSLDRFLAIHLHLRYQELVTYQRVVRAVISVWVLSGLIASIWLIQIQIYIDYVLFAIIGVSCFVVSGVLNSKIYAIVRRHAHQIHSIQGQPTVQENAPYVTNASTLRKSTFMTICIYVLFLVCYLPRFCAVGLHSFYPDLSALKAVKQYTSTLLLLNSSLNPLIYCWKLRGVRQTIMNMYAAKRTF is encoded by the coding sequence ATGGAAGCGGCATTGTACTGGTCAACCATCCCCAACATTGTCTTCAACGCCGTATTGTGTTTCACTGCCTTAACGTTGAATGGTGCCACAATTTACGCCTTGAGAAAAACTCCGTCTGTTCCAAAGCCCTTGAAAGCATTGCTACTGAGTTTGGCCGTTTCTGATCTTGGTGTCGGCATACTGgttcatccactgttcatcacACGTCTCGCCCTAGAGTCACGGTTGCAAGCAGACCTCAACACAAGCTTTCCAACTTTTTACAGGGTTTATATGTTTGTGACCAGTCAATTCGCTTATGCTTCGTTCTGCGGTGTTCTGTCTTTAAGCTTGGATAGATTCTTGGCGATTCATCTACACCTCAGGTACCAGGAACTTGTGACTTACCAACGAGTCGTAAGAGCTGTGATCTCGGTTTGGGTCTTAAGCGGACTTATCGCGTCAATTTGGCTAATCCAAATCCAAATCTATATCGACTATGTGTTGTTTGCCATCATCGGAGTATCGTGTTTCGTTGTCTCGGGAGTTCTAAACTCCAAGATATACGCAATCGTGCGACGCCACGCTCATCAAATCCATTCCATTCAAGGGCAGCCCACAGTCCAAGAAAATGCACCTTATGTGACGAACGCCAGCACGTTGAGGAAATCTACCTTCATGACAATTTGCATCTACGTCTTGTTTTTGGTATGCTATCTTCCACGTTTTTGTGCTGTGGGGCTTCACAGCTTTTATCCTGATCTCTCTGCACTGAAGGCAGTTAAACAATACACTTCAACTCTGCTGTTGTTAAATTCATCTCTGAACCCACTAATTTACTGCTGGAAATTGAGAGGTGTTCGACAAACTATAATGAACATGTACGCTGCTAAACGCACTTTCTAG
- the LOC138004985 gene encoding uncharacterized protein has translation MDKTEYLRLLSEASVSDTTKFSAVSKERPKTLGRPPKYYHPLLQKEKELEAIVRRILPKEIADTVCLKGSRLAHRYGLPKTHKKNLSVRPILSSTTTYNYPLAKWLDDKLKTLSINNYTISDTLMFAEQLKELSFDEDDILVSYVVTSLFTNVPLDYTLDLLVEKAFKDNWFCATYDLTISKQDLFELLKIATKDQLFQFNDNLYLQTDGFAMGSPLGPLVANVFLCHVEEMLEQQDKLPSFYRRYVDDTLVVIRDVAEAEQFLITLNNCHPSIQFTMELAVNNRLPFLGMLLMKQRSKITASVYRKTTNKGLLLHYQSHVDNKYKKSLLKTMLHRAYSLSSTTELFEKECENILRSIFHKLRYPSELIEATIRNFINTSDVESQSTSNNNKNTIRIVLPFIDQKPADIVKRQLTQLNKKLDIDLQPVFVSRKLEDVLKFREPKPSLVSQQLVVYKFQCGSCDASYVGYTARHLHQRIEEHRYSAIGRYRLADHGQTTAPPASDIIIFTPPLSVF, from the exons ATGGATAAAACCGAGTACTTACGTCTATTGTCTGAAGCTTCTGTGTCTGATACAACAAAGTTTTCTGCTGTTAGTAAAGAAAGACCAAAAACTCTTGGCCGTCCTCCTAAATACTACCATCCGCtactacaaaaagaaaaagaactggaAGCCATTGTTCGTAGAATTCTCCCAAAAGAGATTGCTGACACTGTATGCTTGAAAGGCTCTCGTCTTGCCCATCGATATGGGTTGCCTaagacacacaagaaaaacctctcagtgcgtCCCATCTTGTCTTCGACCACTACGTACAACTACCCTCTAGCGAAGTGGTTAGATGATAAGCTAAAAACATTATCCATTAACAACTACACAATTTCTGACACACTCATGTTTGCTGAACAGTTGAAAGAGCTCTCCTTCGATGAGGACGATATCTTGGTTTCGTATGTTGTGACGTCACTATTCACGAATGTACCGCTTGACTACACGTTAGACCTGCTTGTGGAAAAAGCCTTTAAGGACAACTGGTTCTGTGCGACATATGATCTGACCATCTCTAAACAAGATCTTTTTGAACTGCTAAAAATCGCCACCAAAGACCAGCTATTTCAGTTTAATGACAATCTATACCTACAAACTGACGGATTTGCTATGGGCTCCCCGTTAGGGCCTCTAGTAGCTAATGTATTCCTGTGTCATGTGGAGGAGATGCTAGAACAACAAGACAAACTCCCGTCATTCTACAGACGATACGTAGACGATACCTTGGTTGTCATAAGAGATGTAGCTGAAGCAGAACAGTTCCTAATTACGCTAAATAACTGTCATCCATCTATTCAATTTACAATGGAGCTAGCGGTAAACAACAGACTACCCTTCCTTGGCATGCttttgatgaaacaaagaaGTAAGATTACCGCAAGCGTATACAGAAAAACTACCAACAAAGGCCTCTTGTTGCACTACCAGAGTCATGTGGACAACAAATACAAGAAATCTCTACTCAAGACAATGCTTCACCGGGCGTACAGTCTGTCCTCAACGACCGAGCTGTTTGAAAAAGAATGTGAAAACATATTAAGATCAATTTTTCACAAGCTACGATACCCGTCTGAATTGATTGAGGCAACCATCCGTAACTTTATCAATACATCAGATGTCGAATCACAATCtaccagcaataataataaaaacaccattagAATCGTCTTGCCATTTATTGACCAAAAACCAGCCGATATTGTGAAGCGCCAACTTACTCAGCTAAATAAGAAACTGGATATAGATCTACAGCCAGTTTTTGTCAGCCGCAAGCTCGAGGATGTCCTTAAATTCCGTGAGCCCAAACCATCTTTAGTCAGCCAACAACTAGTCgtctacaaatttcaatgtggctcGTGTGATGCGAGCTATGTTGGCTATACAGCTCGTCACTTGCATCAACGAATTGAGGAACATAGATACTCAGCTATCGGGAGGTATCGCCTAGCAGATCATGGCCAAACAACAGCACCCCCAGCG agcgacattataatatttacgcctcctttgtcagtcttttga